A genomic segment from Coleofasciculus sp. FACHB-T130 encodes:
- a CDS encoding non-ribosomal peptide synthetase codes for MSEQEVFVFPASFAQQRLWFLDQLIPGNAIYNVPTVIRLKGALNFAALEQTFNEIVRRHEALRTTFKVLEGQPVQVIPAESCAKASGLTIPLSVVDLRQFPECDRELQAQQLVAGEIERPFDLSSIPLLRVKLLQLSETEHILLLNMHHIICDDWSIGVLIRELGTLYTAFTCKDAMHPVSTLPELPLQYADFAHWQREWLQGEVLETQLAYWRQQLNGICILNLPIDRPKPAVASYRGATQSLELPEKLSDALQTLSQQEGVTLFMTLLAAFQILLYRYTHQEDIAVGSPIANRNRSEIEGLIGFFVNSLVLRTDLSGNPTFRELLSRVRQVTLGAYSHQDLPFEKLVEELHPERNLNIHPLFQVVFGFENAPMSALELPGLVPSFMDVDFKTTRFDLELHLWKCSEDFRSLWGGKWENSEGIRGVVVYNTDLFDEATITRMLGHFKTLLEGIVNHPEERVANLPLLGEAERQQLLIQINDTGADYPENQCIHQLFENQVKQNPNSIAVRFENLETRVIESLTYRELNIRSNQLAHYLQKLGVGSEVLVGICMERSVDLIVGLLGILKAGGAYVPLDPSYPQERLKFMLDDACKGEAFLQKNFGFNPEIIGTDTPVLLLTQEKFVGHFEGLSNPVVSLDKDWEIIAQESEENPNSSVTSENLAYVIYTSGSTGNPKGVAVTHKAVNRLVCNTNYVKLSPDDKVAQASNTSFDAATFEIWGALLNGAQLVGISRDVTLSPHEFALQLQQKDISILFLTTALFQQIAREVPQAFADLRYLLFGGEAVDIRWVRKVLKHGVPKQFIHVYGPTESTTFSSYYCVEKLTESAASIPIGRPITNTQIYLLDAHLQPVPIGVVGELYIGGDGLARKYLNRPELTAERFISNPFSKKTEARLYKTGDLARYLPDGNIEFLGRIDNQVKIRGFRIELGEIEAALNQHPVVSETAVIVREEIPGDKHLVAYIVPNQKQAPASINLRQFLKEKLPEYMVPSAYVMLEFLPLTPNGKVDRRGLPEVDTLSFEIKENYVAPRDRVEEALAEIWAKVLGKEQVSVHDNFFELGGHSLLATQLTSRIRDAFQIELSVRNLFESPTVASLARHIETMCWAAKGLDNTSSTGNEREEIEF; via the coding sequence ATGTCTGAACAAGAGGTTTTTGTCTTTCCTGCATCATTTGCCCAACAGCGGCTGTGGTTCCTTGACCAGTTGATACCTGGCAATGCGATCTATAATGTGCCGACAGTCATTCGCCTAAAAGGTGCGCTCAATTTCGCGGCATTAGAGCAGACATTTAACGAAATTGTGCGTCGCCACGAAGCCTTACGGACTACATTTAAGGTGCTAGAGGGGCAACCCGTACAAGTGATTCCTGCGGAAAGTTGCGCTAAGGCTTCCGGCTTAACCATCCCTCTGTCCGTAGTAGACCTGCGGCAATTTCCAGAATGCGATCGCGAACTCCAAGCACAACAATTGGTAGCAGGAGAAATCGAGCGTCCTTTTGATTTGTCTTCTATCCCATTGCTGCGAGTGAAGCTGCTACAGCTTTCCGAAACAGAACATATTCTATTGCTGAATATGCACCACATTATCTGCGACGATTGGTCGATTGGAGTGCTGATTCGGGAACTGGGAACCCTGTACACAGCCTTTACTTGTAAAGACGCGATGCATCCCGTCTCTACGTTGCCGGAACTGCCCCTGCAATACGCTGACTTTGCCCATTGGCAGCGCGAGTGGCTGCAAGGAGAAGTGCTGGAAACCCAGTTAGCTTACTGGCGACAACAATTAAACGGTATTTGCATACTAAATTTGCCTATTGACCGACCGAAACCAGCTGTTGCAAGCTATCGAGGCGCAACGCAATCTTTAGAGTTACCGGAAAAGCTAAGTGATGCGCTTCAGACGCTTTCGCAGCAAGAAGGTGTCACCCTATTTATGACTTTGCTGGCAGCATTTCAGATTTTACTCTATCGATACACGCATCAAGAAGATATTGCGGTGGGTTCGCCAATTGCTAACCGTAACCGCAGTGAAATTGAAGGATTGATTGGTTTTTTTGTCAATAGTTTGGTATTACGTACCGACTTATCTGGAAACCCAACTTTCCGCGAACTCTTAAGCAGAGTTCGGCAGGTAACACTAGGCGCATACAGCCATCAAGATTTGCCTTTTGAGAAACTTGTTGAGGAGCTACATCCAGAGCGCAACTTAAATATTCATCCGCTATTCCAAGTAGTATTTGGCTTTGAGAATGCGCCAATGTCAGCGTTAGAACTGCCTGGATTAGTGCCTAGCTTTATGGATGTTGACTTTAAAACAACCCGATTCGATTTGGAGTTGCATTTGTGGAAGTGTTCCGAAGATTTCCGGAGCTTGTGGGGCGGTAAATGGGAGAATTCTGAGGGGATTAGAGGCGTAGTGGTTTACAACACGGATTTATTCGATGAAGCCACGATTACTAGAATGCTGGGGCATTTTAAAACATTGCTTGAAGGGATTGTTAATCATCCCGAAGAACGAGTTGCAAATTTACCGCTATTGGGTGAAGCTGAACGACAGCAGTTATTAATACAAATAAACGACACCGGGGCAGATTATCCTGAAAATCAGTGTATCCATCAGTTATTTGAAAATCAGGTAAAGCAAAATCCTAATTCTATAGCAGTAAGGTTTGAGAATTTAGAGACAAGGGTTATCGAGTCTCTAACCTACCGGGAGTTGAACATACGCAGCAACCAATTAGCACATTATTTGCAAAAATTGGGGGTAGGTTCGGAAGTTTTAGTCGGCATCTGTATGGAGCGTTCTGTAGACCTAATTGTGGGATTACTAGGCATTCTGAAAGCAGGGGGAGCTTATGTGCCTTTAGATCCTAGTTATCCTCAAGAACGTTTGAAGTTTATGCTTGATGATGCTTGTAAGGGCGAAGCATTTCTACAGAAAAACTTTGGCTTCAATCCAGAAATTATTGGCACGGATACGCCCGTACTATTGCTGACACAGGAAAAATTTGTTGGGCATTTTGAGGGTTTGTCAAACCCAGTTGTGTCCCTTGATAAGGATTGGGAAATCATTGCCCAAGAAAGTGAAGAAAACCCGAATAGCAGCGTAACCAGCGAGAACTTAGCTTATGTAATCTACACTTCTGGTTCTACAGGAAATCCTAAGGGAGTTGCGGTTACTCACAAAGCTGTCAATCGGCTGGTATGCAACACAAATTATGTAAAATTGTCGCCTGATGATAAAGTTGCCCAAGCCTCAAACACTTCCTTCGACGCAGCAACGTTCGAGATTTGGGGCGCGTTACTCAATGGCGCTCAACTTGTTGGAATTAGCAGAGATGTCACCCTTTCGCCCCACGAGTTTGCCTTACAACTTCAACAAAAAGACATTAGCATTTTATTTTTGACAACCGCTTTATTTCAACAGATTGCTAGAGAGGTTCCACAAGCTTTCGCTGACTTGCGCTATTTGCTATTTGGAGGTGAGGCTGTTGATATTCGGTGGGTCAGAAAGGTTCTTAAACATGGAGTGCCAAAGCAATTCATTCATGTCTATGGGCCAACGGAAAGTACGACATTTTCTTCTTATTACTGCGTGGAGAAATTAACAGAATCAGCAGCCTCTATCCCCATTGGTCGCCCGATTACGAATACGCAGATTTATTTGCTGGATGCTCATTTACAACCTGTACCGATTGGTGTTGTCGGCGAATTGTACATTGGCGGTGATGGATTGGCGCGAAAATATCTGAATCGCCCTGAATTAACTGCTGAACGCTTTATTTCTAATCCTTTTAGTAAGAAAACAGAAGCACGACTTTATAAAACGGGTGACTTAGCCCGCTATCTACCAGACGGCAATATTGAGTTTTTAGGTCGCATTGATAATCAGGTAAAAATTCGCGGCTTCCGCATCGAATTGGGCGAAATTGAAGCGGCGCTCAATCAGCATCCAGTAGTGAGCGAGACAGCGGTAATTGTTAGGGAAGAAATCCCTGGTGATAAGCACTTGGTTGCTTATATTGTTCCTAACCAAAAACAGGCACCAGCAAGCATAAATCTGCGACAATTCCTGAAAGAAAAGTTACCAGAATACATGGTGCCTTCAGCTTATGTGATGCTGGAATTTCTCCCGCTGACACCGAATGGCAAAGTGGATCGCCGTGGCTTGCCTGAGGTAGATACGCTCAGTTTTGAGATTAAAGAAAATTATGTCGCACCACGCGATCGCGTTGAGGAAGCGCTAGCCGAAATTTGGGCTAAAGTTTTGGGAAAAGAGCAGGTAAGTGTCCACGACAATTTCTTTGAATTGGGCGGTCATTCTCTACTCGCAACTCAGCTAACTTCCCGCATCCGCGATGCTTTCCAAATAGAGTTGTCTGTACGCAACTTGTTTGAATCTCCAACAGTAGCTAGCTTAGCTAGGCACATTGAAACAATGTGTTGGGCGGCGAAAGGTTTGGATAACACGAGTTCCACGGGAAATGAGCGAGAAGAAATAGAATTTTAA
- a CDS encoding alpha/beta hydrolase, producing the protein MVFMPLNFLLVWLVGLLSIGILGGGIYILYEWYEGELVGTSYLIGGLAMVLWSLGGRFISLPLLRRQGADEPKLMRTGTVQRLPRPDGSVLHVEFYGPEDGQPIIFSHGWGPNSAVWYYAKRQLSDRFRVIVWDLPGLGKSTRPKNNDYSVEKYARDLEAVVASAGDKPVILLGHSMGGMINLTFCRLFPEHLGRRVAGLILADTTYTNPLKTSILSSVLPKLQKPLLEPLLYLTMLLSPLFWLMTWLSYLNGSLHISVEISGFKGTETRGQLDFAAFLSALGSPGVLARGTLAMFNFEETTTLPTINVPVLVVCGATDIATKPVASDRMKAELPQAELVTIKPGGHMALVEKNQLFSEVVSAFCAKCG; encoded by the coding sequence ATGGTGTTCATGCCCCTCAATTTCCTACTCGTATGGCTGGTTGGATTGCTGTCCATCGGGATACTGGGCGGAGGGATTTACATTCTGTATGAGTGGTATGAAGGGGAACTGGTGGGGACATCCTACTTGATAGGCGGACTGGCGATGGTTTTGTGGTCTCTTGGCGGTCGTTTTATCAGCTTGCCGCTGCTGCGTCGCCAAGGTGCTGACGAACCTAAATTGATGCGTACTGGAACTGTACAGCGCTTGCCACGACCGGATGGTAGCGTCCTGCACGTAGAGTTCTATGGGCCTGAAGATGGTCAACCGATTATCTTTTCACACGGTTGGGGACCAAACAGTGCGGTATGGTACTATGCCAAGCGACAACTGAGCGATCGCTTCCGAGTAATAGTATGGGATTTGCCAGGACTCGGAAAATCCACTAGACCCAAAAATAACGACTACTCCGTAGAAAAATATGCCCGTGACCTCGAAGCCGTTGTTGCGAGCGCGGGAGACAAGCCGGTTATCCTGCTTGGACACAGCATGGGTGGCATGATTAACCTAACATTCTGTCGGCTGTTTCCAGAACATCTGGGGCGTCGCGTAGCAGGCTTAATCCTCGCAGATACAACCTACACCAATCCACTGAAAACTTCTATCTTGAGCAGTGTGTTACCCAAATTGCAGAAACCGCTGCTTGAACCATTGCTGTACCTCACCATGCTCCTGTCACCCCTCTTTTGGCTGATGACTTGGCTAAGCTATCTCAACGGTTCGCTACACATCAGCGTAGAGATTTCTGGATTTAAGGGGACTGAAACCCGCGGTCAACTGGATTTCGCCGCTTTCTTATCGGCTTTAGGTTCGCCTGGTGTTCTCGCTCGCGGTACATTGGCAATGTTCAATTTCGAGGAAACAACAACACTCCCAACGATTAACGTTCCGGTGTTGGTCGTTTGCGGTGCAACAGATATCGCAACTAAACCTGTTGCAAGCGATCGCATGAAAGCGGAATTGCCTCAAGCTGAACTCGTCACGATCAAGCCGGGTGGACACATGGCTTTGGTGGAGAAGAATCAGCTATTTTCCGAAGTTGTCAGTGCGTTTTGTGCTAAATGCGGGTAA
- a CDS encoding non-ribosomal peptide synthetase, whose amino-acid sequence MKTVEFLSYLRSLDIQVFVDGERLRCNAPEGSLTAELRAEIAERKAEILSFLRTANVTKNATPISLTPISRDRNLSLSFAQQRLWFLDQLVPNNAFYNVPAAVRLVGSLNLAALKEAFNEIVRRHEALRTTFVTVEGQPVQAIASTLTVPLPVIDLRSRSVSEGESRSVSVGEAALKGLGELETEARRITTQEAQRPFDLSKDPFLRVTLLRLDESEYVLLLVLHHIVSDGWSMGVLIRELAALYTAFASCKDDKFSVSTPLPELPIQYADFAHWQREWLQGEVLETQLAYWRQQLDGISILNLPTDRPRPAVQSYRGATQLLQLPKSLSKALEALSQQEGVTLFMTLLAAFQTLLYRYTQQEDIAVGSPIANRNRSEIEGLIGFFVNSLVLRTNFDGNPTFRSLLSRVREVSLGAYAHQDLPFEKLVEELHPERNLNQNPLFQVVFALQNAPMSALELPELTLSPLQFVDTETTRFDLEFHLWEQKENNGLGVDSSEGISGFVVYSTDLFDAATINRMLEHFQILLEGIVANPEQRVAELPILSEAELHQLLVQWNNTKVDYPNDLCVHQLFEAQVEQNKDAIALVFEDKELTYQELNIRSNKLARYLQKLGIGAEILVGLCVERSLDMIIGMLAILKAGGAYLPLDPSYPPERLSFMLKDAQVPVLLTREQYIERLDNQNPKIISLDMDWERISQESEDNPSSNVTAENLAYVIYTSGTTGKPKGVQIKHGGLLNLVFWHQQAFAVSPLDQVTQVAGCAFDACTWEILPYLSAGASIYLTDDEIRRSPEKLRDFLVSKSITISFLPTPLAEKALLLDWSKDIALRVLLTGGDKLHQYPLAEYPFQVVNNYGPTENTVVTTSGIVAVREQENSFNRALKGEQEGITDVAVLGNAIAPTIGRPIANTQVYVLDRYLQPVPIGVAGELHIGGDGLARGYLNRPDLTAEKFISNPFSNQPEARLYKTGDLVRYQPDGNIEFLGRLDEQVKIRGFRIELGEIEAVLSQHPAVLQNVVITREDVPGEKRLVVYLALNAEYSEQKQMEMQLQDEQVSQWQMLYNENYNQPAASSDPKFNIVGWNSSYTNQPIPAEQMREWVDNQVAGILDLQPSRVLEIGCGTGLLLFRIAPHCNKYCGTDFSSASLNYIQEQLAQLPQVTLLQKLATDFEGVESEAFDTVILNSVVQYFPNIDYLVRVLEGAINAIAPGGFIFIGDVRSLPLLQAFHASVQLYQAEPSLTREQLQQRVEMQMFQETELVIDPAFFSALKQRFPQISDVQIQLIRGHHHNELTQFRYNAILHISAEIDSESTYINPPEVAGSKNTPAPSLLRGGLGRGASLDWHENNLTVSVVHQLLVDNQPELLSITNVPNARVTAAVKTAEWLSGAAEFKTAGQMREVLQKLQNLGVDPEDFYSLDVPYDVDISWSNSASDGRYDVVFVSKEIDEKTTLPLSAKLRSLQSYANNPLQAKAARKLIPQLQTYLAQKLPEYMVPSAFVVLESLPLTPNGKVDRRALPAPEPVKLELAGNYVAPQTPVEEVLVKIFAEVLGVKRVGIHDNFFELGGHSLLATQLVSRVRDAFAVELPLRSVFEAPTIAELSKAIASFQQTTTQSKAPALVPISRENRRMKLSSLNKENQQP is encoded by the coding sequence TTGAAAACAGTTGAGTTTTTATCTTACCTCCGTAGCTTAGATATTCAGGTTTTTGTCGATGGAGAACGCCTGCGCTGTAACGCCCCAGAAGGAAGCCTCACCGCAGAACTACGTGCAGAGATAGCTGAACGCAAAGCTGAAATTCTCTCATTTCTAAGGACAGCTAACGTTACCAAAAACGCTACTCCGATAAGCCTTACACCCATTTCGCGGGACAGAAATCTCTCCCTATCCTTTGCACAACAGCGGCTGTGGTTTCTGGATCAATTAGTACCTAACAATGCTTTCTATAATGTTCCGGCAGCTGTGCGTCTGGTCGGTTCGCTAAATTTAGCGGCGTTGAAAGAGGCTTTTAACGAAATTGTGCGCCGTCACGAAGCTTTACGCACCACTTTTGTAACCGTGGAAGGGCAACCCGTACAAGCGATCGCATCCACTTTAACTGTACCTCTACCAGTAATAGATTTGCGTTCGCGAAGCGTCTCCGAAGGAGAATCGCGAAGCGTCTCTGTTGGCGAAGCCGCCCTGAAAGGGCTAGGAGAATTAGAAACCGAAGCGCGACGCATCACCACCCAAGAAGCTCAACGCCCTTTTGATTTGTCCAAAGACCCTTTTCTGCGAGTAACGCTACTGCGGTTGGATGAGTCAGAATATGTGCTACTGCTGGTTCTGCATCATATTGTCTCCGATGGCTGGTCTATGGGGGTACTAATTCGCGAGTTAGCGGCACTCTACACAGCTTTTGCTTCTTGTAAAGACGATAAATTTTCCGTCTCTACACCTTTACCAGAACTACCCATCCAGTATGCAGACTTTGCCCACTGGCAACGGGAGTGGCTACAAGGGGAAGTATTGGAAACACAACTTGCTTACTGGCGGCAGCAGTTGGACGGCATTTCTATCCTAAATTTGCCTACTGACAGACCTCGACCAGCCGTTCAAAGCTACCGGGGTGCAACGCAACTTTTGCAACTACCAAAAAGCCTGAGTAAGGCGTTAGAAGCCTTAAGCCAGCAAGAAGGCGTAACTTTGTTTATGACTTTACTGGCAGCATTTCAAACCTTGCTGTACCGCTACACTCAGCAAGAAGATATTGCCGTAGGTTCGCCAATTGCCAACCGCAACCGCAGCGAAATAGAAGGGTTAATTGGTTTTTTTGTTAATAGTTTAGTGTTGCGTACCAACTTTGATGGAAACCCAACATTTCGCTCACTTTTGAGTCGAGTGCGAGAGGTATCGCTGGGAGCGTATGCTCACCAAGATTTGCCTTTTGAAAAGCTGGTGGAGGAACTGCATCCGGAGCGCAACTTGAATCAAAATCCCCTGTTTCAGGTGGTGTTTGCATTACAAAATGCGCCAATGTCGGCGCTAGAGCTACCAGAGTTAACCTTAAGCCCGTTGCAATTTGTTGATACAGAAACAACGCGGTTTGATTTAGAGTTCCACTTGTGGGAGCAAAAGGAAAATAATGGGTTAGGGGTAGATAGTTCAGAAGGAATTAGCGGCTTTGTCGTATACAGCACCGATTTATTTGATGCAGCCACCATTAACCGGATGCTGGAGCATTTCCAAATATTGCTAGAGGGCATTGTTGCGAATCCAGAGCAACGAGTTGCCGAATTACCGATATTAAGTGAAGCTGAACTACATCAACTGTTAGTGCAATGGAATAATACCAAAGTAGATTATCCCAATGATTTGTGTGTTCATCAGCTATTTGAAGCACAGGTAGAGCAGAATAAAGATGCGATTGCTCTAGTATTTGAAGATAAAGAACTCACCTACCAAGAGTTAAATATACGCAGCAACAAACTTGCACGTTATTTGCAAAAATTGGGTATCGGTGCGGAAATTTTAGTAGGACTTTGCGTAGAGCGATCGCTTGATATGATAATCGGGATGTTAGCCATCCTGAAAGCAGGTGGAGCCTACCTACCTTTAGACCCCAGCTACCCTCCTGAGCGTTTAAGTTTTATGCTTAAAGATGCTCAAGTGCCAGTTTTATTAACACGCGAACAGTATATCGAACGCCTTGATAATCAAAATCCAAAAATAATTTCTTTAGACATGGATTGGGAAAGAATTTCCCAAGAGAGTGAAGACAATCCTAGCAGCAATGTTACCGCAGAAAACCTTGCTTATGTTATTTATACCTCTGGCACCACTGGAAAGCCTAAAGGAGTTCAAATTAAACATGGTGGACTATTAAATCTAGTATTTTGGCATCAACAAGCGTTTGCAGTTTCACCGCTTGACCAGGTAACGCAGGTTGCGGGATGTGCATTTGATGCTTGCACATGGGAAATTTTGCCTTATTTGAGTGCAGGAGCTAGCATTTATTTGACCGATGATGAAATTAGGCGATCGCCTGAAAAGCTGCGAGATTTTTTAGTATCAAAATCGATAACTATTAGCTTCTTGCCGACCCCTTTAGCTGAGAAAGCTTTGTTATTAGATTGGTCTAAAGATATAGCATTGCGAGTCTTATTAACAGGAGGCGATAAATTACATCAGTATCCTTTGGCTGAATATCCTTTCCAGGTAGTGAATAATTATGGTCCAACTGAGAATACTGTTGTTACAACATCCGGTATTGTTGCTGTTAGAGAGCAAGAAAATTCCTTCAATAGGGCTTTAAAAGGGGAGCAAGAAGGGATTACAGATGTAGCAGTATTAGGAAATGCGATCGCGCCTACAATTGGTCGTCCCATTGCCAACACTCAAGTTTATGTTCTAGATAGATATTTACAACCTGTACCCATCGGCGTTGCTGGTGAATTGCACATTGGTGGTGATGGACTAGCGCGAGGTTATTTAAACCGTCCCGATTTAACTGCTGAAAAATTCATTTCTAATCCTTTTAGCAACCAACCAGAAGCACGTCTTTATAAAACAGGCGATTTAGTTCGCTATCAACCAGATGGCAATATCGAATTTTTAGGTCGTCTCGACGAACAGGTAAAAATTCGCGGCTTCCGCATAGAGTTGGGAGAAATTGAAGCGGTACTGAGTCAACATCCAGCAGTGCTGCAAAATGTTGTAATAACTCGTGAAGATGTACCGGGGGAAAAGCGTTTAGTAGTTTATCTAGCACTAAATGCTGAATACAGCGAACAGAAGCAGATGGAAATGCAATTGCAAGATGAGCAGGTTTCGCAATGGCAGATGCTCTACAACGAAAATTATAATCAACCTGCTGCTAGTTCAGATCCAAAATTCAATATTGTCGGTTGGAATAGCAGTTATACTAATCAACCGATTCCAGCAGAACAGATGCGTGAATGGGTAGATAACCAAGTTGCGGGAATTCTGGATTTGCAACCAAGTCGAGTGTTAGAAATAGGGTGTGGAACAGGTTTATTGTTGTTTAGAATTGCGCCTCACTGCAATAAATATTGTGGGACAGACTTTTCCTCGGCTTCACTTAACTACATCCAGGAGCAATTGGCACAATTACCTCAAGTAACATTGCTTCAGAAGTTGGCGACTGACTTTGAGGGAGTGGAGTCCGAAGCCTTTGATACGGTGATTCTGAACTCGGTTGTGCAATATTTTCCCAATATTGATTATCTGGTGCGCGTACTGGAGGGAGCAATAAATGCGATCGCTCCCGGTGGCTTCATCTTCATCGGCGATGTGCGTAGCCTCCCCCTGCTGCAAGCTTTCCACGCCTCAGTACAGCTTTATCAAGCCGAACCCTCCCTCACCCGCGAACAGTTGCAGCAACGGGTAGAAATGCAAATGTTCCAAGAAACGGAGTTAGTAATTGATCCAGCTTTCTTCAGTGCATTAAAGCAGCGATTTCCCCAGATTAGCGACGTACAAATTCAACTAATCCGGGGTCATCATCACAATGAATTAACGCAGTTTCGTTATAACGCGATTCTGCATATTAGCGCTGAAATAGATTCTGAAAGCACCTACATCAATCCCCCCGAAGTGGCGGGAAGTAAGAATACTCCGGCTCCCTCCCTGTTGCGGGGAGGGCTGGGGAGGGGTGCCTCGCTAGACTGGCACGAAAATAACTTAACCGTCTCCGTTGTACATCAGCTATTAGTTGATAACCAACCAGAACTATTAAGCATTACCAATGTGCCTAATGCGCGGGTAACAGCAGCAGTTAAAACAGCAGAATGGCTCTCAGGCGCAGCAGAGTTTAAAACTGCGGGACAGATGCGTGAAGTATTGCAAAAGCTCCAAAATTTAGGAGTAGATCCAGAAGATTTTTATAGCCTAGATGTCCCTTACGACGTTGATATTAGCTGGTCAAATTCCGCTAGTGATGGACGCTACGATGTAGTTTTTGTAAGCAAAGAAATAGACGAAAAAACTACTTTGCCACTCAGCGCTAAATTGCGATCGCTACAATCTTATGCGAATAATCCCCTGCAAGCAAAAGCAGCTCGTAAGTTAATCCCTCAATTGCAGACTTATCTAGCCCAAAAGCTACCTGAGTACATGGTGCCATCGGCTTTTGTGGTGCTGGAATCTCTACCGCTGACGCCGAATGGCAAAGTCGATCGCCGTGCTTTACCGGCACCTGAACCAGTCAAACTAGAATTGGCAGGAAATTATGTTGCACCTCAAACTCCGGTTGAGGAAGTGTTAGTGAAAATTTTTGCTGAAGTTTTGGGAGTTAAACGGGTAGGTATTCACGATAATTTCTTTGAATTAGGAGGACATTCATTACTAGCGACTCAGCTTGTTTCTAGAGTGCGCGACGCATTCGCGGTGGAGTTACCTTTGCGTAGTGTCTTTGAGGCACCGACCATTGCAGAATTATCGAAAGCGATCGCTAGTTTTCAGCAGACCACTACTCAAAGCAAAGCCCCAGCCTTAGTGCCAATTTCTCGTGAAAATCGTCGCATGAAGCTATCATCTCTCAATAAAGAAAACCAACAACCGTAA
- a CDS encoding GH1 family beta-glucosidase, which yields MKANDQFPENFIWGAATSAYQIEGAATEGDRKPSVWDTFSATPGRVENGDTGDVACDHYHRYETDVELMAKLGIKHYRFSIAWPRIIPDGRGNVNEKGIDFYKRLVDCLHKHGITPHATLFHWDSPQALEDLYGSWRSREMASDFADYVTAVVNRLGDRITNWMTINEIPCFTDFAYDVDKDPPFAPGTRVKTRKEVWQTSHHALLAHGMGCQAIRAASPVPCSVALVDNISVTVPLTESAADITAAQQAFHTSWLNGGIIFPALTGAYSPAMLEKLGADAPDIQSGDLEIIHQPLNAIGINIYTGTYVRAADNKDGYEFLDLPKGYPRMNMPWLHIVPESIYWGIHHISDTLGRQDLPVFITENGCAAEDELNAQGEIIDTDRIMYLRHYLKAAHRAIEEGYPLKGYFLWSFMDNFEWPYGYSRRFGITYVDYKTQQRIPKASFNWYAECIRQNRVV from the coding sequence ATGAAAGCCAACGACCAATTTCCAGAAAATTTCATCTGGGGCGCGGCTACCTCCGCCTATCAGATAGAGGGTGCGGCAACAGAAGGCGATCGCAAACCCAGCGTCTGGGATACCTTCAGTGCCACCCCCGGACGGGTTGAGAATGGCGATACGGGAGATGTTGCTTGCGACCATTACCATCGCTACGAAACAGACGTAGAACTGATGGCAAAACTGGGCATCAAGCATTATCGCTTTAGTATCGCTTGGCCCCGAATTATTCCTGATGGTCGGGGAAACGTGAATGAGAAGGGAATTGATTTCTACAAGCGCCTAGTTGATTGCTTGCACAAACACGGCATTACTCCCCACGCCACCTTATTTCATTGGGATAGCCCTCAAGCACTAGAGGACTTGTACGGTTCTTGGCGCAGCCGGGAGATGGCTTCAGATTTTGCTGACTATGTTACTGCTGTTGTCAATCGGTTAGGCGATCGCATCACCAACTGGATGACCATCAACGAAATCCCCTGCTTCACTGATTTCGCCTACGATGTGGATAAAGACCCACCCTTTGCCCCTGGCACTCGCGTCAAAACTCGCAAAGAAGTGTGGCAGACTTCTCACCATGCGCTTCTCGCTCATGGAATGGGCTGTCAAGCTATCCGTGCTGCCTCGCCCGTTCCTTGTTCTGTAGCACTTGTAGACAATATTTCTGTCACCGTTCCCCTCACCGAATCAGCGGCTGATATAACAGCCGCTCAGCAAGCTTTCCATACTTCTTGGCTCAATGGGGGGATTATTTTTCCAGCGCTGACGGGTGCCTACAGTCCAGCAATGCTTGAGAAGTTGGGCGCTGATGCCCCAGATATTCAGTCGGGCGATTTAGAAATCATTCACCAGCCCCTCAATGCAATTGGTATCAATATTTACACTGGCACTTATGTTCGTGCGGCGGACAATAAAGACGGTTACGAGTTTCTTGACTTACCCAAAGGCTACCCGCGAATGAATATGCCTTGGCTGCATATCGTTCCTGAGAGTATCTATTGGGGTATTCACCATATTAGCGACACGCTTGGGCGACAAGATTTGCCCGTGTTCATTACCGAGAATGGTTGCGCTGCCGAAGACGAACTGAACGCGCAAGGCGAGATAATTGATACAGACCGCATTATGTATTTACGCCACTATTTAAAGGCGGCTCATCGAGCTATTGAGGAAGGTTATCCGCTGAAAGGTTACTTCCTTTGGAGTTTCATGGATAACTTTGAGTGGCCTTACGGTTATAGTCGTCGCTTCGGGATTACCTATGTCGATTACAAGACGCAACAACGCATTCCCAAGGCAAGCTTCAATTGGTATGCAGAGTGCATTCGCCAGAACCGGGTAGTTTAG